A section of the Metabacillus endolithicus genome encodes:
- the ytzI gene encoding YtzI protein, with product MKTVFIICIIIVIIVLLLSLLTTRKAYQYKHTVDPIKKPVNNQETQEKEQEKPTQNQ from the coding sequence TTGAAAACTGTTTTTATTATCTGCATCATCATTGTCATTATTGTGCTTTTGCTTAGCCTCTTAACGACAAGAAAAGCCTACCAATATAAACATACTGTTGATCCAATTAAAAAGCCAGTTAACAATCAAGAAACACAAGAGAAAGAACAAGAAAAACCCACGCAAAATCAATAG
- the ytkD gene encoding RNA deprotection pyrophosphohydrolase gives MYRFIDYYHNEVVLSFDDHPFSKDPKHVWVVCRHQDQWLLTKHSDRGFEFPGGKVEDNETALEAAIREVKEETGGIVKEIEYIGQYKVKGKEKVIVKNIYFAMVNQLVEQDGYYETYGPVLLKELPEGIQKDKKFSFIMKDDVLQRSIEEIKRRLK, from the coding sequence ATGTACCGATTTATAGATTATTATCACAATGAAGTTGTTTTATCTTTTGATGATCATCCTTTTTCGAAAGATCCCAAACATGTTTGGGTTGTTTGCCGTCATCAAGACCAATGGTTGCTAACAAAGCATTCTGATCGTGGATTTGAATTTCCGGGAGGAAAGGTTGAGGACAATGAAACGGCCCTTGAAGCAGCTATTAGGGAAGTGAAAGAGGAGACAGGTGGAATTGTTAAAGAAATAGAATATATTGGTCAATATAAAGTAAAAGGTAAAGAAAAGGTTATCGTAAAGAATATCTATTTTGCCATGGTTAATCAATTAGTTGAACAAGATGGCTATTATGAAACATATGGACCTGTGTTACTTAAGGAACTGCCTGAAGGGATTCAAAAAGATAAAAAATTTAGTTTTATCATGAAAGATGATGTATTACAAAGAAGTATTGAGGAAATAAAAAGAAGATTAAAATAG
- a CDS encoding permease — MNKIVIPLFREFIALGLIGLFFYLFLFVDFQDLSFNIPSELLTVNTMFLSILLEAIPFILLGVFVSALIQTYVSEDLIKRALPRNAILALLPAALLGAIFPICECAIVPIVRRLMKKGMPLHIGVVFLVGAPILNPVVFASTYYAFSSELHIAYARMGLAFVLSIVIGFIIYLLFKNSNQLKWTKEDVVVEGNTNQEEKVGKLKSTLFHASDEFFEMGKFLIMGALIASLFQTFLDRTLLTELGTNEFLSPALMMGFGYILSLCSEADAFVAASFGGTFTAGSLLAFLVYGPMLDLKNTIMLFAFFKARFVAAFILVVTIVVYISIIIYQFLFL; from the coding sequence ATGAATAAAATCGTCATACCACTATTTCGTGAATTTATTGCTCTCGGGTTAATAGGTTTATTTTTTTACTTATTCCTATTTGTTGATTTTCAGGATCTATCATTTAACATTCCTTCAGAATTATTAACAGTCAACACGATGTTTTTAAGTATTCTATTAGAAGCGATCCCCTTTATTTTGTTAGGAGTTTTTGTTTCAGCGCTTATTCAAACATATGTTTCTGAAGATTTAATTAAAAGAGCATTGCCTAGAAATGCGATTCTTGCTCTTTTACCAGCAGCATTACTAGGAGCTATTTTCCCTATTTGCGAATGTGCAATTGTTCCGATTGTAAGAAGGTTGATGAAAAAGGGAATGCCGTTACATATTGGGGTTGTCTTTCTGGTTGGGGCACCGATCTTAAATCCAGTTGTATTTGCTTCAACCTATTATGCCTTTTCTTCAGAGCTTCATATTGCTTATGCAAGAATGGGGTTAGCGTTTGTTTTGTCGATTGTGATCGGGTTTATCATTTATCTTTTGTTTAAGAACAGCAATCAATTAAAATGGACGAAAGAGGATGTAGTAGTAGAAGGGAATACTAATCAAGAAGAAAAAGTAGGAAAGTTAAAATCTACGTTATTTCATGCAAGTGATGAATTTTTTGAAATGGGAAAATTTTTAATAATGGGGGCATTAATCGCCAGTCTTTTTCAAACATTTCTTGATCGTACTCTGTTGACTGAGCTCGGAACGAACGAGTTCCTTTCTCCAGCATTAATGATGGGGTTTGGTTATATTCTATCACTATGCTCTGAAGCAGATGCCTTTGTTGCGGCTTCTTTTGGTGGTACATTTACTGCCGGTTCATTACTTGCTTTTTTAGTATATGGTCCAATGCTTGATTTGAAGAATACAATTATGCTTTTTGCTTTCTTTAAAGCAAGATTTGTTGCAGCGTTTATTCTAGTCGTTACTATTGTTGTTTATATCTCTATTATTATTTACCAGTTTCTATTTTTATAA
- the folE2 gene encoding GTP cyclohydrolase FolE2, with product MTRKINLPPKKERHRLFGSVEPGVKLKPTEKEQMPDLQNTKKDFLFTIDAVGISNVKHPIIIHSDLLPKEQTTIATFKMTSKISYDSKGTNMSRFTEQLEQYRQNGGFVLTLSNLYDFTKELAERLKQKDASIEVTFPWFYERKGPSSELVGLNHAEASISVTYQDGVGFTSSASLTSAITTLCPCSKEISEYSAHNQRGFVTMNVEFTEGYDEKTDWKAALLEAAESNASAMIHPVLKRTDEKVVTETAYENPRFVEDMVRLVAADLYELDFVQAFTVECRNEESIHLHDAIASLSYRKED from the coding sequence ATGACAAGAAAGATAAATTTACCACCAAAAAAGGAACGACACCGTTTATTCGGCTCTGTTGAACCGGGAGTAAAGCTAAAACCCACAGAAAAAGAGCAGATGCCTGATTTACAAAACACAAAAAAAGATTTTCTTTTTACTATAGACGCTGTAGGAATTAGTAATGTTAAACATCCTATCATTATTCATTCTGACTTACTGCCAAAGGAACAAACGACTATTGCTACTTTTAAAATGACAAGTAAAATCTCATATGATTCAAAAGGTACAAACATGAGCCGCTTTACTGAACAACTTGAGCAATACCGTCAAAATGGAGGATTTGTTCTTACTCTTTCAAATCTGTATGATTTTACGAAAGAATTGGCAGAACGTCTAAAGCAAAAAGACGCAAGCATAGAGGTAACGTTCCCTTGGTTCTATGAGCGTAAAGGACCAAGCTCAGAATTAGTAGGATTAAACCATGCCGAGGCTTCTATTTCTGTTACGTACCAAGATGGCGTTGGGTTTACAAGCTCAGCTTCTTTAACTAGTGCAATCACAACACTTTGTCCGTGTTCTAAGGAAATTAGTGAATATAGTGCACATAATCAACGTGGATTCGTAACGATGAATGTAGAATTTACTGAGGGTTATGATGAAAAAACAGATTGGAAAGCAGCACTTTTAGAAGCAGCCGAATCAAATGCAAGTGCAATGATACACCCTGTTCTTAAACGTACAGATGAAAAGGTTGTAACAGAAACTGCATATGAAAATCCTCGTTTTGTGGAAGATATGGTTAGGCTTGTTGCTGCTGACTTATATGAATTAGATTTTGTACAGGCATTTACAGTAGAATGTCGTAACGAAGAATCTATTCATTTACATGATGCGATTGCTAGTTTAAGTTATAGAAAAGAAGACTAA
- a CDS encoding DUF6154 family protein: MNIELFTNPELSKFRADEEDVYAYVKSILEKTSKQDMLSWVNTLSEEDLHSLMIPYFSEKLSEDLADREL, translated from the coding sequence GTGAACATTGAACTTTTTACAAATCCAGAGCTTAGTAAATTCCGCGCAGATGAAGAAGATGTCTATGCCTATGTTAAATCTATCCTAGAAAAAACAAGCAAGCAGGACATGCTCTCTTGGGTCAACACTCTATCAGAGGAAGACCTGCACTCTCTTATGATTCCATATTTTTCAGAGAAGCTTTCTGAAGATCTTGCTGATAGAGAGCTTTAA
- a CDS encoding hydrolase, whose product MENNKKTYYITVGSGQISQLSTASAWDFKIEATDEEIVQLREYFDQVYSSDFQGFLRSHTPYVQYHYDRENDAIDDTNMKIYRMIYELGDEEAKEHIRTNQLMSKINEQE is encoded by the coding sequence ATGGAGAATAATAAGAAAACGTATTATATTACGGTGGGAAGTGGGCAAATTTCACAGTTAAGTACAGCTTCTGCATGGGATTTTAAAATAGAGGCAACCGATGAAGAAATCGTTCAGCTCAGGGAGTATTTCGATCAAGTATACTCAAGCGATTTTCAAGGTTTCCTTCGCTCACATACACCATATGTTCAGTACCATTATGATCGTGAAAATGATGCAATTGATGATACGAATATGAAAATATATCGTATGATTTATGAGCTAGGTGATGAAGAGGCAAAAGAGCATATTCGGACAAATCAGCTCATGTCAAAAATTAATGAACAAGAATAA
- the yidD gene encoding membrane protein insertion efficiency factor YidD yields the protein MKQIFISGIRFYQKFISPLTPPTCRFYPTCSHYGLEAFQRFGVLKGSYLTIKRILKCHPFHPGGVDLVPEKQEKKL from the coding sequence ATGAAGCAAATTTTCATCTCCGGTATCCGTTTCTATCAAAAATTTATATCGCCCCTTACACCACCCACCTGTCGCTTTTACCCAACATGTTCACATTACGGACTCGAAGCGTTTCAAAGGTTTGGGGTACTTAAAGGAAGTTATTTAACGATAAAGCGTATTTTAAAATGTCATCCGTTTCATCCCGGTGGTGTTGATCTTGTACCGGAAAAACAAGAAAAAAAGCTATGA
- a CDS encoding beta-class carbonic anhydrase: MRLVDEILAHNEKFVADKEFEKFETTKFPEKKLVILSCMDTRLVELLPQAMNIRNGDVKIVKSAGAIVAHPFGSIMRSILVAVYELKADEICVVGHHDCGMSKLNSESFLSKAVERGVSSEKIDTIKYSGIDLDQWLKGFEKVEDSVRDSVETIKNHPLLVENIPVHGLVIDPATGKLDVVVNGYEG; this comes from the coding sequence ATGAGATTAGTAGATGAAATTTTAGCACATAATGAAAAATTTGTAGCAGATAAAGAATTTGAAAAATTTGAAACAACAAAATTTCCTGAGAAAAAGCTTGTCATCTTATCTTGTATGGACACTAGATTAGTTGAGCTTTTGCCACAAGCAATGAACATTCGAAATGGTGACGTAAAGATTGTGAAAAGTGCTGGTGCCATTGTTGCTCATCCTTTTGGAAGTATCATGAGAAGTATTTTAGTCGCTGTTTATGAATTAAAAGCAGATGAAATCTGTGTAGTGGGTCACCATGATTGTGGTATGAGTAAATTAAATTCAGAATCTTTCTTATCAAAAGCAGTGGAACGCGGAGTTTCCTCTGAAAAAATTGATACAATTAAATATTCTGGAATAGATTTAGATCAATGGCTAAAAGGCTTTGAGAAAGTTGAAGATAGTGTTCGTGATAGTGTGGAAACAATTAAAAATCACCCATTACTAGTAGAGAATATTCCAGTGCATGGTCTTGTTATAGATCCTGCAACAGGAAAACTTGATGTTGTTGTAAATGGATACGAAGGTTAA
- a CDS encoding S-ribosylhomocysteine lyase, with amino-acid sequence MPSVESFELDHNAVKAPYVRHCGVHKVGSDGEVNKFDIRFCQPNKQAMKPDTIHTLEHLLAFNIREHSEKYDHFDIIDVSPMGCQTGYYLVVSGKPEVSEIIDLLEDTMKTAVEITEIPAANEKQCGQAKLHDLEGAKRLMRFWLDQDKEELAKVFG; translated from the coding sequence ATGCCTTCAGTAGAAAGCTTTGAATTAGATCATAATGCCGTAAAGGCACCATATGTTCGTCATTGTGGCGTTCATAAAGTTGGTAGTGACGGTGAAGTAAATAAATTTGATATTCGTTTTTGTCAGCCAAATAAACAGGCGATGAAGCCTGATACCATTCACACGTTAGAGCATTTACTGGCTTTTAATATTCGTGAGCATTCAGAAAAATATGATCACTTTGATATTATTGATGTTTCACCAATGGGATGTCAAACAGGCTATTATTTAGTTGTAAGTGGAAAGCCAGAAGTAAGTGAAATCATTGATCTTTTAGAAGATACTATGAAAACTGCTGTTGAAATTACGGAAATTCCAGCAGCTAATGAAAAACAATGTGGTCAAGCAAAGCTTCATGACTTAGAAGGAGCAAAGCGTTTAATGCGTTTTTGGCTTGATCAAGATAAAGAAGAATTAGCCAAAGTATTTGGTTAA
- a CDS encoding metal ABC transporter solute-binding protein, Zn/Mn family, with amino-acid sequence MSSFLLLSSLLIGCNASNEEGQSANETNTEDTLKIYTTIYPLEDFAKKIGGDLVEVENILPPGVDAHTYEPTTKAMVEIAEADGFIYSGVGFESFTEKVQESLNSEDVAFINAGEGIEYIEGHEEEAAHDETEHAEEEAAHDESAHAEDEAAHDESEHTEDEAAHDENAHAEDEAAHDENAHAEDEAAHDESAHTEDEAAHDENAHAEDEAAHDESAHAHDHGDQDPHVWIDPIHSITLAENIKDALIELNPEGKQTFEDNFQALKTQLEDLDQSFKDVISNAEKKEILVSHAAYGYWENRYGIEQISVLELSPTEEPSQKELQTIIETAKEHEINYIIFETNVTSNVTDIVQAEIGAEALTLSNLESITEEDVKNNEDYFSIMERNLETLKTALSSK; translated from the coding sequence ATGAGCTCATTCCTGTTACTATCAAGCTTATTAATAGGCTGTAACGCAAGTAACGAAGAAGGACAATCGGCGAATGAAACAAATACTGAAGATACTTTAAAAATCTATACTACGATTTATCCACTAGAAGATTTCGCAAAAAAGATAGGTGGAGATTTAGTTGAAGTTGAAAACATTCTTCCTCCTGGAGTTGACGCCCACACATACGAGCCTACTACTAAGGCGATGGTTGAAATCGCTGAAGCAGATGGATTCATTTATTCAGGTGTAGGATTTGAAAGCTTTACAGAAAAAGTTCAAGAATCATTAAATTCTGAAGATGTTGCTTTTATCAACGCTGGTGAAGGAATCGAATATATAGAAGGTCATGAAGAAGAAGCTGCTCATGATGAAACTGAACATGCTGAAGAAGAAGCTGCTCATGATGAGAGTGCACACGCTGAGGACGAAGCCGCTCATGATGAAAGTGAACACACTGAGGATGAAGCCGCTCATGATGAAAATGCACACGCTGAGGATGAAGCCGCTCATGATGAAAATGCACACGCTGAGGATGAAGCTGCTCATGATGAAAGTGCACACACTGAGGATGAAGCCGCTCATGATGAAAATGCACACGCGGAGGATGAAGCCGCTCATGATGAAAGTGCACACGCACACGATCACGGTGATCAGGACCCACACGTTTGGATTGACCCTATTCATTCAATTACTCTAGCAGAAAACATCAAAGATGCATTAATAGAACTTAACCCAGAAGGAAAGCAAACATTTGAGGATAACTTCCAAGCGTTAAAAACGCAGCTTGAAGACCTTGATCAATCTTTTAAAGATGTAATAAGCAATGCAGAAAAGAAAGAGATCCTAGTATCTCATGCTGCTTACGGTTATTGGGAAAACCGTTATGGAATCGAACAAATCAGTGTACTAGAACTTTCTCCAACTGAGGAACCTTCACAAAAAGAATTACAAACAATTATTGAAACTGCTAAAGAACATGAAATCAACTACATCATTTTTGAAACAAATGTTACAAGCAATGTAACAGATATCGTTCAAGCTGAAATTGGAGCAGAAGCATTAACCCTTAGCAACCTAGAGTCTATTACAGAAGAAGATGTAAAAAATAATGAGGATTATTTTAGTATTATGGAAAGAAATTTAGAAACTTTAAAAACAGCCTTATCAAGTAAGTGA
- a CDS encoding Dps family protein, giving the protein MSEKLVTTVNKQIANWTVLYVKLHNYHWFVKGKNFFTLHEKFEEFYTEAAVHIDELAERLLALEGAPVATMRESLELASIKEADGSETAEQMVQNIYDDFSVLVDELKEGMDLAGEVGDETTGDMLLAIHQSLEKHNWMLKSFLGK; this is encoded by the coding sequence ATGTCAGAGAAACTAGTAACTACAGTAAATAAACAAATTGCCAACTGGACGGTGCTTTATGTAAAACTACATAATTATCATTGGTTTGTTAAAGGGAAAAACTTCTTCACATTGCATGAAAAGTTTGAGGAGTTCTATACCGAAGCAGCTGTCCATATTGATGAACTAGCTGAACGCTTATTAGCTCTTGAAGGAGCACCGGTTGCTACAATGAGAGAAAGCTTAGAGCTTGCTTCAATTAAAGAAGCTGATGGAAGTGAAACAGCAGAACAAATGGTTCAAAACATCTATGATGATTTTAGTGTGTTAGTAGATGAGCTAAAAGAAGGAATGGATTTAGCTGGTGAAGTAGGAGATGAAACAACTGGTGATATGCTATTGGCTATTCATCAAAGCTTAGAAAAGCATAATTGGATGTTAAAGTCTTTCTTAGGAAAATAA
- a CDS encoding TIGR03943 family putative permease subunit, which produces MEKQHAQYRFQLYIRGIILIGFTLLMLKLVITGNMVHFIAPKMMPFMYFAIIVFALLGAIQIWRSGSKKQAELYCDCGTDHAVSSSPIKTLLVYSLFVFPIITGFLFPDVVLDSSVAAKRGFKTNLEEQDTSKAEAYLSDPEAYLNELDESVGNKVAQSSNIPDVPLEHPEGFEVQEKPVDFYAQLEQKMLEMETIQFTEENFIAMTSILDENPDKFVGKKVEMLGFVFREHDFKENQFVIARFGLSCCVADASVFGTLATSPEAETLGDDQWVKLTGTITTVKYQDWTLPSIEVSEIDRVEQPESPYVYESY; this is translated from the coding sequence ATGGAAAAACAACATGCGCAGTATCGATTTCAACTATATATCCGAGGAATTATATTAATTGGATTTACCTTATTAATGCTTAAGCTAGTCATCACAGGAAATATGGTTCATTTCATTGCGCCAAAAATGATGCCTTTTATGTATTTTGCAATTATTGTTTTTGCCCTGTTAGGTGCGATCCAAATCTGGAGAAGTGGTTCTAAAAAGCAAGCTGAGCTTTACTGTGATTGTGGAACAGACCATGCTGTTTCATCGTCACCAATAAAAACGCTACTTGTTTATTCTTTATTTGTTTTTCCTATTATAACTGGATTTTTATTTCCAGATGTTGTGTTGGATAGCTCTGTTGCTGCCAAAAGAGGATTTAAGACAAATCTAGAAGAGCAAGATACATCAAAGGCTGAGGCTTACTTAAGTGATCCTGAAGCTTATTTGAATGAGTTAGATGAAAGTGTAGGAAATAAAGTTGCACAGTCTTCCAACATTCCGGATGTACCACTTGAGCACCCTGAAGGATTTGAGGTTCAGGAAAAACCAGTGGACTTTTATGCACAACTTGAGCAGAAAATGCTTGAAATGGAAACCATTCAATTTACTGAAGAAAATTTTATAGCAATGACCTCGATACTTGATGAAAACCCTGATAAGTTCGTTGGGAAAAAGGTAGAGATGTTAGGGTTTGTTTTTAGAGAACATGATTTTAAAGAGAATCAATTTGTCATCGCAAGGTTTGGTTTATCATGTTGTGTGGCAGATGCATCAGTGTTTGGAACATTGGCAACATCTCCAGAAGCAGAGACATTGGGTGATGATCAATGGGTGAAACTAACTGGTACAATTACAACAGTAAAGTATCAAGATTGGACATTACCTTCAATTGAGGTTTCCGAAATTGACCGTGTTGAACAACCGGAATCACCTTATGTTTATGAAAGTTACTAA